One genomic region from Cetobacterium sp. ZOR0034 encodes:
- a CDS encoding sodium-dependent transporter, whose amino-acid sequence MSNERGNWGSSVGFVLAAAGSAIGLGNLWKFPYLAGKNGGGAFVLVYLSLIVILGFSLMLGEMAIGRRGKSDAFGSYNNIKKGWGFVGIFGILCCFIIYSYYVVIAGWIVKYIGMFIRGGLTEDPVTTFGNFISSGTSPIIYSFIVVIVTALIVLKGVSGGIEKASKIMMPVLFIFMLVIVARSVTLPNAMEGIKYFLKPDFSQITPSVVIAALGQVFFSLSLGMGAMITYGSYLPKDTNLVKSAFCIPVLDTLIALLAGLAILPAVFSFGLEPTAGPGLIFITLPKVFASMPFGNIFGIIFFLLVLFAALTSTISLLEVVVSFVVDQMKLDRKKATVLVSALIAGFAIPNSHSFGPMAELNVFFGMNFFDFLGYLTDNILLPVGGLLLCVFIGFVWDKEDLKNEITNNGEISFPLFSAWMIGVKYLGIQLLSLILLGAIGVAGKGINYSLIAIFMLQVLFDVLENKKRSKSAA is encoded by the coding sequence ATGAGTAACGAAAGAGGTAATTGGGGATCAAGTGTAGGATTTGTATTAGCAGCTGCAGGATCAGCTATAGGACTTGGAAATTTATGGAAGTTTCCTTACTTAGCAGGAAAGAATGGTGGAGGAGCGTTTGTGCTAGTTTATCTATCACTAATAGTAATATTAGGATTCTCTTTAATGCTAGGAGAGATGGCTATAGGTAGAAGAGGAAAATCAGATGCCTTTGGTTCATATAACAATATTAAAAAAGGTTGGGGATTCGTAGGAATATTTGGAATTTTATGTTGTTTCATTATCTACTCGTACTATGTAGTTATCGCTGGGTGGATTGTAAAATATATCGGTATGTTTATTAGAGGGGGATTAACAGAGGATCCAGTGACGACATTCGGAAACTTTATTTCGTCTGGAACTTCACCTATAATATATAGCTTCATTGTAGTAATTGTAACGGCATTAATTGTTTTAAAAGGTGTATCTGGTGGAATTGAAAAAGCAAGTAAAATAATGATGCCTGTGTTGTTTATATTTATGTTAGTTATTGTAGCAAGATCAGTAACTCTTCCAAATGCCATGGAAGGAATTAAATATTTCCTTAAGCCTGATTTCTCACAGATAACTCCTTCAGTTGTAATTGCAGCTTTAGGACAGGTATTTTTCTCACTAAGTTTAGGTATGGGTGCCATGATAACTTATGGTAGTTACTTACCTAAGGATACGAACCTTGTAAAAAGTGCGTTCTGTATCCCAGTGCTAGATACACTGATTGCTTTATTAGCAGGACTTGCCATCCTACCAGCAGTTTTCTCATTCGGTTTAGAGCCAACAGCTGGACCAGGATTAATCTTTATAACTTTACCAAAAGTATTTGCTTCAATGCCTTTTGGTAATATCTTTGGAATTATATTCTTCCTACTAGTTTTATTTGCTGCACTTACATCAACTATCTCTTTATTAGAGGTTGTAGTATCGTTTGTTGTGGATCAAATGAAGTTAGATAGAAAGAAAGCTACAGTTTTAGTAAGTGCTTTAATAGCAGGATTTGCAATTCCAAACTCACACTCGTTTGGACCAATGGCGGAATTAAATGTATTCTTTGGAATGAACTTCTTTGATTTCTTAGGATACTTAACAGATAATATTTTACTTCCAGTTGGAGGGTTACTGCTTTGTGTATTCATTGGATTTGTTTGGGATAAAGAGGATCTTAAAAATGAGATTACAAACAATGGAGAGATTTCATTCCCACTGTTCTCAGCTTGGATGATTGGAGTTAAATACTTAGGAATTCAACTGTTATCATTAATTTTACTTGGAGCAATCGGAGTGGCTGGAAAAGGTATAAACTACTCGTTGATAGCAATCTTTATGCTACAAGTTTTATTCGATGTATTAGAGAATAAAAAGAGATCGAAATCAGCAGCCTAA